A stretch of Bos mutus isolate GX-2022 chromosome 8, NWIPB_WYAK_1.1, whole genome shotgun sequence DNA encodes these proteins:
- the TRIM32 gene encoding E3 ubiquitin-protein ligase TRIM32 gives MAAAAASHLNLDALREVLECPICLESFTEEQLRPKLLHCGHTICCRCLEKLLASSINGVRCPFCSKITLITSLAQLTDNLTVLKIIDKTGLSEAVGLLMCRSCGRRLPRQFCRSCGVVVCEPCREAVHPPPGHCTLPVKEAAEERRQDFGRKLAHLRELTGELQRRKVALEGVSKDLQARYKAVLQEYGHEERRVQEELARSRKFFTGSVAEVEKSNSQVVEEQSYLLNVAEVQAVSRCDYFLAKIKQADVALLEEAADEEEPELTASLPRELTLQDVELLKVGHVGPLQIGQAVKKPRTVNMEDSWAMEAAASAAPSSVTFREMDVSPEDMGASPRASPAKQRGSDPATNIQQCLFLRKMGAKGSTPGMFNLPVSLYVTSQGEVLVADRGNYRIQVFTRKGFLKEIRRSSSAMDSFVLSFFGADPPNLTPLSVAMNCHGLIGVTDSYDNSLKVYTLDGHCVACHRSQLSKPWGITALPSGQFVVTDVEGGKLWCFTVDRGAGVVKYSCLCSAVRPKFVACDAEGTVYFTQGLGLNLENWQNEHHLEGGFSIGSVGPDGQLGRQISHFFSENEDFRCITGMCVDARGDLIVADSSRKEILHFPKGGGYSVLIREGLTCPVGIALTPKGQLLVLDCWDHCIKIYSYHLRRYSTP, from the coding sequence ATGGCCGCGGCCGCAGCCTCTCACCTGAACCTGGACGCGCTACGGGAAGTGCTGGAATGCCCCATCTGCCTGGAGTCCTTCACGGAGGAGCAGCTGCGGCCCAAACTCCTGCACTGCGGCCACACCATCTGCTGCCGGTGCCTGGAGAAGCTCCTGGCCAGCAGCATCAACGGCGTCCGCTGTCCCTTTTGCAGCAAGATCACCCTCATCACCAGCCTGGCCCAGCTGACCGATAACCTGACGGTGCTGAAGATCATCGACAAGACGGGGCTCAGTGAGGCGGTGGGGCTGCTCATGTGCCGCTCCTGCGGACGGCGGCTGCCGCGGCAGTTCTGCCGCAGCTGCGGTGTGGTGGTGTGCGAGCCGTGCCGGGAGGCGGTGCACCCACCGCCCGGGCACTGCACGCTCCCAGTCAAAGAAGCCGCGGAGGAGCGGCGGCAGGACTTCGGCCGGAAGTTGGCGCATCTGCGGGAGCTCACGGGAGAGCTGCAGCGGCGGAAGGTGGCCTTGGAAGGCGTCTCCAAGGACCTTCAGGCCCGGTATAAGGCGGTCCTCCAGGAGTACGGGCACGAGGAACGCAGGGTCCAGGAAGAGCTGGCTCGCTCCCGGAAGTTCTTTACGGGCTCGGTGGCCGAGGTGGAGAAGTCCAACAGTCAGGTGGTGGAGGAGCAGAGCTACCTGCTGAACGTCGCCGAGGTGCAGGCTGTGTCCCGCTGCGACTACTTCCTGGCCAAGATCAAGCAGGCCGACGTGGCGCTCCTCGAAGAGGCGGCCGACGAGGAGGAGCCCGAGCTCACGGCCAGCTTGCCCCGGGAGCTCACCCTACAGGACGTGGAGCTCCTCAAGGTCGGCCACGTCGGCCCCCTCCAGATCGGGCAGGCGGTCAAGAAGCCCCGGACGGTCAACATGGAAGACTCGTGGGCCATGGAGGCGGCGGCCTCTGCAGCCCCTTCCTCAGTTACCTTTAGAGAGATGGACGTGAGCCCCGAGGACATGGGGGCCAGCCCGAGGGCCTCGCCTGCCAAGCAGCGGGGTTCCGACCCGGCCACCAACATCCAGCAGTGCCTCTTTCTCAGGAAGATGGGGGCCAAAGGCAGCACCCCGGGCATGTTCAACCTCCCGGTCAGTCTTTACGTGACCAGTCAAGGCGAGGTGCTGGTTGCTGACCGCGGCAACTACCGCATACAAGTCTTTACCCGCAAAGGCTTTCTGAAGGAAATCCGCCGCAGCTCCAGCGCCATGGATAGCTTTGTGCTGAGCTTCTTTGGGGCCGACCCGCCCAACCTCACTCCTCTGTCAGTGGCCATGAACTGCCACGGGCTGATCGGCGTGACTGACAGCTACGACAACTCGCTCAAGGTGTACACCTTGGACGGCCACTGCGTGGCCTGTCACCGCAGCCAGCTGAGCAAACCCTGGGGCATCACAGCCCTCCCGTCCGGCCAGTTTGTGGTGACTGACGTGGAAGGTGGGAAGCTCTGGTGCTTCACGGTTGACCGGGGCGCGGGGGTGGTCAAATACAGCTGCCTCTGCAGCGCCGTGCGGCCCAAGTTTGTCGCCTGTGATGCTGAAGGCACAGTCTACTTCACCCAGGGCCTGGGTCTCAACCTGGAGAACTGGCAGAACGAGCACCACCTGGAGGGCGGCTTCTCCATCGGCTCCGTGGGCCCCGACGGGCAGCTGGGGCGCCAGATCAGCCACTTCTTCTCGGAGAACGAGGATTTCCGCTGCATCACAGGCATGTGTGTGGACGCCCGTGGTGATCTCATCGTGGCTGACAGCAGTCGCAAGGAAATCCTCCACTTCCCCAAGGGTGGGGGCTACAGTGTCCTTATTAGAGAGGGGCTCACCTGTCCGGTGGGCATTGCCCTCACTCCAAAGGGGCAGCTGCTGGTCCTGGACTGTTGGGATCATTGTATCAAGATTTACAGCTACCATCTGAGAAGATACTCTACCCCTTAG